Genomic segment of Ostrinia nubilalis chromosome 10, ilOstNubi1.1, whole genome shotgun sequence:
acatttggtacaacctcataattttaaaaactacaaaagatatcgtaaaactggttactgatcctaaaagtgcttcacgagctctatgcaatggtatcaatattaagttacagaataaactggatcaatctaaaaattcaatgtttccatcttccatacatttagtactatcacaaATATGGTACTtatctcttgataatattatagcaaattttatagcaagtaaagcctaaaactgaTGTGttccataaatatttttaaataagaatgcaatttacgagtttatttaaagttttaaaaaaattacacttctaattttgagtggttggcatacatttagtatggaagctggaaacattgaattttcggatagatcccgtttattctgtaacttgttattggtaccgtttgaaagagctcgtgaagcactttcaggatcagtaaccagtatTTCGATATCttctatagtttagaaataatcgagtgagatcacttatcgtttccaccctgtatacagcaAAAGGGGCAGATTACATGAAAAAAGCAAGAAAGTTTCGTAAGTTAATGTGTTTGAAGATCTCCGAAAACAATGATATAATGTCGAAAGAATGATGCTTATTTTCAACAGAGAGCTGTAAGTTTTTTCATTTATCTGGAGCTCTTCCTATTTAGGACAAAGCTAGACTTTGGAACAAAATAGGGGTTCCAATTTATAATTAATCTGACCTAATGATTGATGGAAACGCCGCTTTATCGCGTTCTGATtgctttatttttaaccgacttcaaaaaaggagaaggttatatgatatgttcgactgtatgtatttttttttgttaaccaTACTTtacctataaatatttttaaatcagGACTGTTTTCTTTTGCACTACTCAAAAACATAAAATGCCAGTCATACACTTGTTTGAGTGTTTCTAAGTCTGAGGGCTTTTTGATGTAAAGTGGTTGTTTGTTCAGTATTGTCGTCTTGAATCCGTGATGACTGCTGAACTGGGGTGGCTTCTTTTCCAATAAAGATAATATACTTTTCAATGTATCGTCTGGTCCATGGCGTTCAGGCTGCGTCCTTACCTTGTCTGGGAGCTGAAAGAAAATTGTGTATCTACTTATAACTGTACAATAAATCTCCTTATTTTTTTGAGTATAAAAACGTACAAAAAACTTACTTGCCACAACTTCAAACATTGCTCTCTCATACTAGCCTGGCTAGTTTCTTTTAGATTTTTGTCCTTGCTGAATGCTGCTATTTTGAgcaaattttttatttgttgttcacCTAATCTGGAAGTATAATTTAATGTGTCACGATGGGTATCTATCTggtttattttatcatttacattAAATTCACTACTTACACACAGTTGCTTTTGTATATGTATTCAAAGAATTTTGTGTCCTCTTGCATGACACTTAGGGGGACAAGCTCAGTTACATCGTCTTCATTATCCAGTCCATCATATAAAAGAGAGTTGACGTTGTAAAGATGTCGCTCCGCCGACTCGGTGCCTAATCTTTTCCATTTGCAAATAAGATATCTCTCAGAGTTTGCTGGCCTTGAAGTAACAGGTTTGTGAAGACATACTGAAAGacataatcaaattattttattgtgaaattagtaattatttattttacttaaaatctTTTTTTGTTACCTTGATCAAAACATCTGTACATAATGTAAATAAGACCCACGCTGAACATAGTGAAAACATCAAATAATTTCACAACAAAATGACCCCCTGTCCTCACAAGCATTAATGCTGCTAAGCACTGACATAAATAAAGCTGTTTTGAAAGTATTTCCTGAATATTTTCTTGTCCCTCCACTGAAAAGCCCTGTAATCAATAAAAACACATCAATAATGTAGGTTTTTCTACAGTTTATTATAATACATGATGAAATAACATTTTGGAACACTTACACCATCAGCCATAAGAAAATGTACACCTTTGTCATTGGTTTGTTTTAATACATAATCTTTCAATGATGTTAAATTTTCTGGATCAAATATGTTTCCATCATTTTTAATGCCATAATATGCATCAAAAGTTTCTGGTGTTCCAGCATAGAAGTCGGACAGCTTGAAATCACAAGGTCCTTTTAAAGTAAATCCAAAAcctaaattatgaaaaaaatataagtaagaTTCAGAAGTACAAATTTAATTTCAACAGACTCATTTAGCCACACAATAGATTTTcagttaatttaatatttgagAGAATTATAATTTTCACCAACCTTTAGATTTCCATCCTTTTCTGTATAAAACATATTCAGAGAAACCCCCTGGTCCAGCACAAACATCCGCAAAATACAGTATATCTTTCTTATCTATAGCATTAGATCCATCAGGATTCTTCGGCTTTGTAAACATAAAATCGAAAACTGCGTCAATGTTCGCCATTTTCACAGCAGCCCGGTTCAAAAATATGACAGAACCAATAGTTTCATATGGATTACTTCGAAAACGCGCATGTCTTAAATCTTCATCATACAATGTATCAAAAATAGTCTGAAAAAGATTACATCAATATAAAGTACAagttaatattttctttagCAGTGCCAAAGCCAAATAGTCTTCAAACTGTAaaacatggctataaaaaaattaaaataataacattttttattgcTTCTATAAATCTCACCTTGGAATCTAAGATTCCCTTTAGTATATGTGGCTCTACAAAGAGAGTTTCATCATCTATAGTTAATTTTTTTGGTCCCTTTTGAAGCCATTCCTCTAGTTGATCACCTAATAATGGGTCATCTGGTGGAGATGGTATCCatacctaaaataaaatatgataaatccaataaaattttgattttatgatCACACCATAATCACACAAAAAAGCATGTTGTAATTACCGGTTCCTCTTTTGCCTCTGGTTTCAAATCATCTGGAGACCATTTAAAGTCTGCAGGAACCTCACCAAGTACAGATGGTTTCAGACCCAATCCTCTACGGCCTTTTTGAGTTGAAGCCTCAACAGGTTCTATACGTCCATGTTCAAATTTACCTAAACCTTTTCCGGGTTTATAACCCATACTACTCATCATGCGTTTTGATTTCTCTGAGTAATCCATACTAAAAGCACCATCCATTTCATTTCCTTTAGTGGGGTCTCTATTATAAAATGTACTTTCATTATCTTGGAAGCTCGGTCTCATGGAAGTTTCTCCTTGATCATTGTCATCAAATCCTGGCCGATAGTCATCATAGTGATCATTTGGGGAAGAACAATTTTCACTAAGACTGCTTCGGTTTACTCTTGCACTGCCTTGTGGACTTTGTTCTGCATAATTAGGTTTATGGCCAGTATTTTGACCTTCTGTATATTCTCCAGTTGGTGTTTCTGCAGCAGAGTCATCATCAGACTCTGGTATAcctgaaaaacaaaacacatcATGAAAGTTTGGTAGCTACGCAAGCTAGATGAGGTAATTTAATTCctataaatattgaaaaaaactgaCAAGGCTGAATAACAATAATACCTGAGCCTTGTGATGTTGTGGATGAAGCTCCAAATGTATCTGCTCGCAAGCGTTTAGCAGGGACTGGAACAAAGTCTTCACCACTGGAATCTTCATCTCCAGATGGATCTAaagaaattacaaaattaatatgAATCTAATTTGTGTCTAACTATACATCTATGaaacttatttaatattaataaatatttcaactaTATTATAAACAAATCATTTTTGTCCCCTTTAAATTACAAAAGTATTTTGCCATACAATGTTATGTTCTTGTACTTgtacatacatattacattaaacatattAGTACTTAACATCCAGACccatataattaattataataaatatttttatttctctttaCAAAATACAGAAAGTTACAGTTTAAACAGgttattataacaattttagAGGATCAAAATTAAGTATTTCCTAGAGACTGGTCCTAGTACAGACATACTAGGATACCCTGTGTTATACAGCACAGCTTCATATAACTTTAACATAGTTGTGAGGCCTTGAGACCTACTGCAGATAGAACACAGAAAAAATTTACCTTCATATCAATATCAACATTTTTTTCACTGGGAGTGGAGTTTTAACTAAATCGCTTGGCACTATGACAAAGCAAGCAGCCCATAAATTACTGTACATTATTAAGATGCGACAGTTTTTAGCATTATGTGCTAATACATAAGTAAAATGCTTCTTgcttatttgttttgttagcATTATGAGTACTGTTAATATTTTCAGGAATGTACGTGCAATAATATTCCTATTTATAGCCCGCGCAAAGGCCGGGGAGTGTCGCTAGAAAACACTTATCAGTCTTGCAAAGATGcagataatttaaaaattaaagtaatgatTTTTCATGATAACAAGTGGATATTGATAACTGAAAGCTATTATTCCATTAACCAAGGGTTTGTTTTAAAATACACGATGAAAAGTACCTCATTGAAATTTTAAACAGTTGATCTTAACATACCTGATAGATTCATGTTTATTAGCTTTATTCGTACAGTTTTTTCGTCAAGTGTTGATTACTTTTCAACAAATTAACTACAAAATACACACTTTTCACCGAAATACAATCGTATTCGCAATGgtactatttattttttgtgacATTGACAGAAAGAAGAgaactatagttccaaaatactgaactgtcctatgcatgacattgacagtggggcgccaccgtctataccggatcgctggttccgatttttgccatgttggaaaccttaaagttgaacgatggtagcgcccctctGTCAtcgagtttggtgggacagttcagcgtgggtcatctataccacAGAGAACTACTCAAAAACTGTCATTCGGTCGATTGGATTTGGACGTACCCGGGAAATACAGGCCATAGAGCTTTTTGAAATCCGTTTTCACTTTTCAGGGGAAATCTCCCAACATAAAGAAATCAGAAGAAAAAAGGTTACGAGCTCGCACATAACACATATTGCATTAAATTTGTTTGTTCTGCCCacatccatatctgtggttctGCCCTATTTGGGCCACTGATGTTGCCCAAAGAGCATGATGTTGCCCTTTGTTTCAGCATTTTTTTGTGTTGTATCACGTGCCTTTTGAACGCTCCGAAAATTAAATCCTTTTATAAATCCTTCACTTTTACACttcaaagtacctatttatatttttatttgagtaGTATAATCTTAAGTAGAATTTTAGTTTAATTCTCGGTAGAATCATTCTTTTTGtttgaataatttataaaaaaaaacagctgtataatgaatgaatgaactaTTGGCTAAAAAGAAGAACCATAtccttaaaaaatgtaaaaaaataaaaaacatcaagCTGTCAAAAGTGACAGTTATTTGTTATGACATTTCATTCATGCGTGTTTGCTGTTCGGTTCGTTCgcggtttttattatttttattataatactgtGATTTCTtcctgattttattaatttatttttacggcTGTATCACAGACTGTGAAAACATGACTCTAGGAGTAGGTGACGCCAGTAAAAATCTCCCATGGTTAGTGGTTTACAAAATTTTTTAGTTCCATGGCACATGAAAAATTAgcatagatatttatttatttacgcgTTCTTATCTAATTACAGGGTAGAAAAGTATCGTCCGTCCAAGCTCGAAGACTTAGTGTCCCATGATGATATTATTAAAACGAGTAAGTTGCTTACTATATTGCTTAATACTGCTTTGTAACAATGTTACCAAAACTTGAATTCacctattttattatttgtttcagtAAACCAATTCATGAAAGAAAACCAATTGCCTCACTTATTGTTTTATGGACCACCAGGAACTGGCAAAACATCAACTATTTTAGCGTGTGCTAGGCAGATGTATACACCTCAACAATTTAATTCAATGGTAGGTATGTTCTTTCTAAAGTTTTTCCACAGTGCacatgtaatattttttaaaattttaaagcatttatagtaaattattattattcaggtCCTAGAACTTAATGCATCTGATGATCGGGGCATTGGTATAGTACGAGGGCAAATTCTTAGTTTTGCATCAACCAGAACAATATTTAAAGCTGGACCAAAGTTAATCATTTTGGATGAAGCTGATGCAATGACAAATGATGCTCAAAATGCCCTTAGAAGAAGTAAGTAAATGCTACAGAAATAATTTTCAATGTTTATGTTGAGTGAATTAATGCATTCAATCaacagttttttattttatttactaccttgattcttttattattttaatttttttacaagttaattaattaatattttgttacattttttgttatttacactcccatacaaaaaatttagtGAGGAGGCAATGTAAACATTGTAATGTAAAATATAAACATTGCTTTCTGGCATTGTTAATGTTAGAACAGTAacagtaaaattcagtaaataaGGTGATAGTTTGTGACACTTTAGTTTGTTCAAGACTAGAGTTGCCAAGTAAGGTGATTCACAAACTACTCATTGTATCAAAGTATGTTGCTAATAGCAACCTTAGTGAAAACAAATGATTGgatgtctttttaaaaatattatttggtaACTAAACTTCTCAAAGTAGATgcaagtaaaaaataatctaaaataaaaagttatttgaattattggtatatcagttattaaattttgttaaatgaataatttaagtgtaccatataaattaaaattatgtcagACACCGAGGATGAGGATGTTCCAAATAGAACTGTTAAAATTACAGTTGTTGGTGAACCTTCAACTGGGAAGGTAAGTAcccaattaattttattttttatggttCATTACTCATATTCAAAGGTTTGTAAAGCTTTTCTATTAGAAGCATAGAAGTTTACAAGTTATCATCGTTACTATGTTAAATGATGTGTTAAGTCTTAGAAAGGACTCATGTGGTCACCTTGGTATGCTCTGTTTCAGATCCTTCTAGATGCAatagattttatttcaaaatcaccTTTACAGCTGTAGACTTTGTGGCCAAGATCTGAGTTTGAGCTACAGCTAAGTTTTGTGTGCAATGATGATTAATAATTTTTTGAGTAACTGGCCTGACTGGACTTttactggttttaaattcattgtagaggttttttttaaaattacgatCAATCTGGCCacttatactttttttttaaatcattgtaaatattttttatttttaaattgccaATCATCATTACCATGAAGGCCTCCATTGTAGACAAGTCTGTGCACGCGGTACTTGGGCGGCGCcggggcgggcgcgggcggcacgCAGGGCGCCGAGGTGATGGCGGGGCAGTGCCTCGGGCTGCGGCCGCCGGTGCCGCTGCAGCTGTGCGATGTGGCCGGCAACGCGATCACTACTTGCATGCTGGATAATTATTTGTACTCTTCAGATGTAAGTATTACCTGTGCAGCTGTGGTATTTCTTAAAACTCCACTATAGCTTGACCACAAGAGCTATGCCTCTTTTCTTAATAACTTAGCAGTGATTTGCGGTTTGTAGAAAGCGCGCTTCGCTCTGTAATTTAGCCGTAAATGTCGGCAAAGATAAAATCTGTTACTGATTTACCAGGAGCGGCATAGCGCTTGTAAGTTGTTGGTGACTAAGcaatttaatgttgtttttcaGGTGGTGATATTTGTTTATGATTTAACGAACCTCCAGAGTTTCGAAAAGCTAAGCTTGTGGATAACAACAGTTAAAGATATATTTAATTCTGAAATCAAAAAACCTCTGATGGCACTTTTTGGGAATAAGTCTGATCTAGAACATCAAAGGGCTGTGAGGCTGTCCTGTGTGCAGAAGTTAGCTTCAGAGTATCTATTGGAAAATTTCAAGGGTTCTGCTAGAACTGGAGAAATGGTGAGTCTAAAAACTAACACACATCATCTACCCTTTCTTGTGATGCAGTAGCAATAATAgtctattatacagggtggaaacgttaagtgatctcactcgattatttctaaactatacaagataccGAAAagctgattactgattctgaaagtacttcacaagctctttgaaacggtaccaataataggttacagaataaactggatctatccgaaaattcaatgtttccagcttccatacatttaataaaaccacataatattaaaaactatacaagttattcaaaaactggttacagatcctgaaagtgcttcacgagctctatccaacggtaccaataataggttacaaaataaactggatccatttgaaaattcaatgtttccaacttccatacatttagtacagccacagtcatggcactcatgtcttgttaatattatagcaagtaaagcctaaaaccaatgttttccaagaataattttaaataagaatgcaatttacgagttcattttaagtgtttattatttaactagctttccgcccgcggcttcgcccgcgtggaattttgtctgtcacagaaaaactttatcgcgcgcgtccctgtttcaaaaaccgggataaaaactatcctatgttctttcccgggactcaaactatctctatgccaaatttcatcaaaatcggttgcgaggtttaagcgggaaagcgtaacagacagacagacagacagacagacagacagacagacagagttactttcgcatttataatattagttgggataaaaaaaatataggtctattattgtttggctggcatacatttagtatggaggctgaaaacattaaattttcggatagatccagttaattctgtaacctagtattggtaccgttggaaagatcttgtgaagcactttcaggattagtaaccagttttttgatatcttgtatagtttagaaataaccgaatgagatcacttatcgtttccaccctgtatacttctCACTGAATAACatgttttaattatttgctaACACAAATCATACGGATACTATAGTGTTATGGGCGTATAACTGAACATGCTCTCagaatgttcgttcgttcgttcgtttcagccaaatgacgtccactgctggacaaaggcctcccccaaggttttccacaatgaacggtcctgcgctgcccgcatccagactcttcccgcgacctttaccagatcgtcggtccacctagtaggaggcctgcccacgctacgtcttccagcccgtggtcgccactcgagaactttcctgccccaacggccatcgtctctacgagctatgtgccccgcccacactgccacttgattttagcaattctgcgagctatgtcggttactttggttcttctgcggatctcctcatttctgattcgatcacgcagggaaactccgagcatagcccgctccatcgccctttgggtgaccttgagccttcttatgaggcccatagtaagcgaccacgtaaaaactcagtaaaactcatttatttctgtaagtaggctttaaaaaagcacttttacgctcagatccgtataccatcactggcaacacacacctgtcacaaatctagtgTCTCAGAATGTAGTTTATTATAATCTCTTGCAATTAATACCCGCCGTTTGGTCATCGACAGATGCTCGGGCCATGAGCGGATGCCATGATAGGAAGAACCCGGATTAACTCACTGCCGATTGGTCTGAATAGTCCTTACCCTCTATTCCAGGTGAACAGTGCCTTCACAAGGCTGGTAGCGCGCGTAATGGGGGTAAACGTAGCGCGTGCATTAGCCCGGCCGCCCGCCGAG
This window contains:
- the LOC135075195 gene encoding cap-specific mRNA (nucleoside-2'-O-)-methyltransferase 1; the encoded protein is MNLSDPSGDEDSSGEDFVPVPAKRLRADTFGASSTTSQGSGIPESDDDSAAETPTGEYTEGQNTGHKPNYAEQSPQGSARVNRSSLSENCSSPNDHYDDYRPGFDDNDQGETSMRPSFQDNESTFYNRDPTKGNEMDGAFSMDYSEKSKRMMSSMGYKPGKGLGKFEHGRIEPVEASTQKGRRGLGLKPSVLGEVPADFKWSPDDLKPEAKEEPVWIPSPPDDPLLGDQLEEWLQKGPKKLTIDDETLFVEPHILKGILDSKTIFDTLYDEDLRHARFRSNPYETIGSVIFLNRAAVKMANIDAVFDFMFTKPKNPDGSNAIDKKDILYFADVCAGPGGFSEYVLYRKGWKSKGFGFTLKGPCDFKLSDFYAGTPETFDAYYGIKNDGNIFDPENLTSLKDYVLKQTNDKGVHFLMADGGFSVEGQENIQEILSKQLYLCQCLAALMLVRTGGHFVVKLFDVFTMFSVGLIYIMYRCFDQVCLHKPVTSRPANSERYLICKWKRLGTESAERHLYNVNSLLYDGLDNEDDVTELVPLSVMQEDTKFFEYIYKSNCVLGEQQIKNLLKIAAFSKDKNLKETSQASMREQCLKLWQLPDKVRTQPERHGPDDTLKSILSLLEKKPPQFSSHHGFKTTILNKQPLYIKKPSDLETLKQVYDWHFMFLSSAKENSPDLKIFIGCGGKHVHQLEGSVWKIVVDLQLTLPAKTLIYAEILKEYRGEGNTQIYSKALHIVDALMLGGVDISNLPLTERINQCNLFCTALNKPFYGSQALPIRCKRLFNLEMFTNAMNKLEYRAMKRIKRAVTINTPNRIDGAEMFYEVGSLLFMKEIKEPWVSQISKTTGCKYYYNIKHRRSEYYITDDARVDMVTAFTTRLQWVWGNAGAAILEDQVHNGLSKAAFEDFIAFNAKR
- the LOC135075381 gene encoding ras-related protein Rab-28-like, with protein sequence MSDTEDEDVPNRTVKITVVGEPSTGKTSLCTRYLGGAGAGAGGTQGAEVMAGQCLGLRPPVPLQLCDVAGNAITTCMLDNYLYSSDVVIFVYDLTNLQSFEKLSLWITTVKDIFNSEIKKPLMALFGNKSDLEHQRAVRLSCVQKLASEYLLENFKGSARTGEMVNSAFTRLVARVMGVNVARALARPPAETNGASPRPLVEEQTHNLIMTRKAMRRAQRRSSSSICSIV